AAAAATATCAGGTGATGATCGATACCATGATAAACAAGGGTTGTATGCAAAGGGAATCCCCTGCATACGTGTGAGGGAAAACCCCCGCATGCCGGTGGGGGAATCCCTGCACGGATCGCTCTAACGCCTGAATTCGCGTCCGTGCATCCCCCCGCCGCCAAGGAATCCGCCCCCTCCCTTGAACATGCCCGACCAGCCGCCGGCACCCTGCCAGCCTTCGAAGCCCCGGGATCGTTCGACCCCGCGGTTCCGGGCACGGGAATCCCGGTCGAGGCCAAAACCCGTGTCGGCGCCGGGTCCGCTGCTCCGGTTCCAGCCGCCCCCTTGCCGCTGTTCCCAACCGTCGGCGGTCTTGCGGTGCACATTGCCGGACGGGTCGGCATAAAGATTGTTCTCCCGGGTCGCTGACCCGCCGCCGAAACCTGCGCCGGTCGGCGTCGGGGAACCTGTTCCCCGAGGCGCCCGGTCGGCATTTCCCGCCCGCGTATAGATGTTGTTCTGTGCGCTATGAGGCACCGCGCCCTTTGCCGGTTGAGGCTGTCCACCCCCCGCCGGCGAAGGGCCGCCCGACGGATGTTCACCCGAGGGTGTCGGTTGCGGCCCGGCAGCGTGCGGTCCCGGCGGTTGATTTCCGCCATGGGGCGGCGGTTGATTCCCACCATGGGGCGGGGGTTGATTTCCGCCATGGGGCGGCGGTTGATTTTCACCGTGGGGCGGGGGTGGATTTCCGCCGTGGGGCGGTGGCGGAGGTGGATAGACAACAGGGCCCCACCAGCCGTAATACGGGGCGCCCCAGAAGCTGATGGCGATGCCCGGGGTGGCGACGGTGATGCCAAATCCCCAGGTTCCCACATAGGGATTGTAAACCGCCTGGAATCCGTACGTTACCGGGGGCGGGTAATAATAGACGGAGCCGTACCAGCCGCTGTAAGCGTACCCCGTGCCGTAGACCACGGTGCTGCAGTACGGGTAGGCGTACATGTAGCCCGGCGTGTACCCTACATAGACGACGTCCGGCGCCGTCTCGTAGATGTGGACGTACTTCACGTTGTAGACCGGGTATTCGGGCGGGATCGCCTGGATGTCCCGCGGGATCGAGACGGCCACGTCCCAGGGCCCTTTCGGGGACACGGAGACATACCACACCGCCTGTTCGCACAGATAGAAGCGGTCCTGGCAGCGAAGCACCGACGAGGCGGTGTTGACCGCGTAGGACAAGGACGTTCCCCGGATCGGCTCAAACCGCGGGTCTCCGTCGTAGGTCACCGAGACCTTCGCGTTTTTCTCGCGCCGAACCGCGGACGTCTGGGGGATGTAGGTGTCGAGGACCGCCTCCTTGGCCTGGTCGGTCCCGGCGATACTCGCCAGCACATGCCCCTTGGGCGAATCACCCGGGATCTTCCGGAAATCGGGGGGCAGTCGATCCGGAGGCACATGCTCCCAGGTCCCATCCGACAGGGACCGGGCGGCAAACCACCGGCCGGAGAGAAGTACGAAAAATTTCTGGGTGTCAATCTGCAGAAAGACGTCGCTCGTCGTGTTCTGCACATAGAGGAGCCCGGTCCCCTGCAGCGGCGCATACGTCGGCTCACCGTCGGTCTGGATCAGTTCGGCGGGCTCCGTGGACACGACGATCTCCGGCGCCGGCGATTTCGCGCTGCCCTGAGACGCCGCGCTCTTTTCGGATTTTGCAGACCCGGCTGTCTTGGCTCGCCGGGCCTGGAGCGTGCGGACCGATTGGGGTGGGTTCACCCCCGCCTTCCACGGGCCTTTGGGGTCGAAGGCGCCATACCAGAACGCCGCCACATTCAGGTACCAGGCGCCGGAGGGGTCCTGCACCACGAAAAACGGCGTGTTCACCGCCCGCCGGAGGTCGCTTTTTGCCACCGGCCGGACCGCCGGCTCTCCATCGAAGAGAAGGAGCACCGAAGGACGGGTCTGCAAAAAGACCTTCGGCGGCTGCGCCTTGATCTCCTCGTCTGCGGACAGTTCCTTTTTGGCCAGTTCCAACGCCGGGACGATCTCGTCCAGAGAGCCGTGGATGCCCCGTTTCGGAATCTCCTTTTCCAGGAACCGGGCAGTCTCTTCCGCCTTCTTCGAATCGAGTTCCGGGAATCGCACCGTGGGGATTTTAATCGATTCCAGCTGGTAGGTCCGGGCGTCCCGGTCGGTCCTCAGAAGCGCCTCGAACCAGAAAGCCCCGAAAACCGGTTTTTCCCCGGCGGGGGTGAAGGATATCGCGGACCTTCCTTTGAGCCGGTTTCCCTCCAGGGATTCAAGCTGGGGCTGGAAGACCAGGATCTTTCCCTTCTCCGTGGAAAACTCCCGGGGCCAATCCACCACGGCGCCGGCCGGCATTGCCGTGGAAAGGAAAAAGACCGCGCCAAAAAACGCCAGACAAGCCCACGCCGTGGCGCGGGATCGCAAAAGACCATTCATCCGAAATCCTCCTTCCCCTTCTACTTTTTCTTGCCCTTGGAATACTTCTGGTACAATTCCTCGAGAATCTGCCGGGCAACAGGCCGAACTTCTTGTCATAGAAGTATTCGCCCAGCCGCTGCAGGTCGAGCAACGTGTAATACTGCACCGAGTTCTCGTCGCCCGCCGGCTCCATGCCCATGCTGCGCATGAGCCGGGCATAGCGTCGACGGATCAGCACCTTGGTGGCGTTTTTGTACTCGTCATGCGCGCCGCCGGCAGCGTTTTGGGGCAAAATCAGCCCACCGAATTATTGTTTTTCAGTTTTTTGATGATCGTTGATAGCATGGAAGAAAAGGGTTGTATGCAAAGGGAATCCCCTGCATTCGTGAGAGGAGAATCCCTTGCATACCTGTAAGGGAAATCCCCTGCACGGGTCGGGTGGTGGGGGTTAGCGGAGCGGTTTTCGATAATGATCGATGGCGTGGCGGCGGAGGTCGCGCATGGTTTCCAGTTCCAGTTTGACCAGGATGCGCGAATAGTAGGATTCGACCGTGCGGGCGCTGATTTTCATGGTCCGGGCGATCTGCGATGTGCCTTCGCCACTGCCCAGAAGCCGGTAGACATTTTTCTCCTGGCCGCTCAAATCGGGCATATCGGTATCGGTTGATTTCATCTCAACTTGGTCGGCCAGGGCCAGGGCGGCCCGGGGGCTGACAAAGCGGCGGCCCGCGGTGATTTCACCAATGGCCTGCACGAGCATGCGATGGACTTCCCGCTTGGTAACATACCCCTTTGCACCGGCGGCAAGGGCGGCTTTCACGTAATGGGCATCCTCGTGCATGGAGTAAACCAGCGCCGGTACGGCGAGATTCTGCAGATCCCCGACCAGGTCGATGCCGTTGTCGTCGCCGAGCGAAAGATCGACCAGGACAAGATCCGGGCGATGCGCCTTGACCTGGTCCAGGGCCTTGTCCCGCCCGTCGGCCTGATCGCAAACGACAACACCCTCGGGCTCCAATAAAAGCTTCAATCCCTGGCATACGGCCGGGTGATCGTCCGCGATTACAATGCGGATGGCCGCGGCGCTCGATGGCTGGTCATCAACCATGACATTCATCTCCTGTTGAATCGGTTTTTTCGACTGGTGGGGAAATCATGATTCGGGGAACCGTGCAGCAAACACAGGTGCCGCCCCCCGGAGCCGGCGTTACAGAGAACGCGCCCGCCAACAAATTTGCCCGGCATGCCATGGTGTTGAGGCCCATGCCGGCGGATGGCAACGCCGTGGGCAGACCGTCGCCGTCATCTGTCACCTGCAAGCGGATTTCCTTTTCATTGCCGCATAGTTCCACGTCGATTCGGGATGCCCGGGCGTGACGCACCGCGTTGCTCACGGCTTCCTGGGCAATGCGATAAAGATGCTGCGCTGTCACGGGATCGGAAATCCTTATGTCGCCGTCGACGATGAACCGGCATGCCACCTCGGAGAGCCGTTGGGTGCTTCGGGCGAGCGTGCGCAGGGCCGCCTCGACAGCATTGGGGCTCGTGTCCAGCGGACAGAGCCCCCTTGCGACCCCATGCGCTTCGTCGATCGCCTCCTCGAGAAGTGAGGAAAGCGCACCGATTTCGTCGGCCGTCGTCGGTTCACCACGTTCGATCCGCCGCGCCAGGGCCTCGCTACGCAAAAGCGCCCCGGTAATCCGCTGGCACACCCCGTCGTGGATCTCGAGCCCCAGGCGGCGCTTCTCCTCGTCGGCGATGCGGGTGACCTCCCGTTCCAGCCATTGCCGTTTGTCGATCTCCCGTGACAGGGTGTCGTGGGCCACGGTCAACTCAATTACTTTGCGTTTGATATCGGTCGCCGACCGGTGCTGATCCATCAACGCTTTTACCAGGAAGCTGTAGAAGCTTTCCAGCAGGACCATCAGCGCCAGCAGCATGGCGGTAAGACCAATCCCCTGCACAAGCATGAGGACGGCAGGTTCCACCGGCGGCGATGCGCTGCTCCTCAGCGTTCGGGTCAAAACGGGGATTCGGGCAAGCCAAGGCGTAAAAAGAATCACCAGTACGCTTATCGTTGTGGTTATTCGTCCACAACGGACACCGGAAAGGACAAGGCCAATAATGGGCAGGGCGACCGGCAGTGCGCGTATAAAAGGCCCGGGATAAGCGACCGCGCCGGCAATGGCGGTCAAATAGGCCGCGCTCAGCATGGTATAAAGACGGATGCGATGATCCAGGATTTTCAAAAAAACGGATAGGACGACAGCCAGATAAGATATGTAAACCAGAAGGCGCACCATCCAAGTCAGCGGCGGACCATGGCCACATACTAAAAGAATGATCCCAGGCAGGTAGACCAGAACGCTGCTGGCCATAAAAACTTCAACCGCATTGCGACGCCAATCGAAAAGGGCTGCTTCGACGGACAATTCCACCGCAGCAGAAACGCCTGGATCACATTCCTTTGAAGCAATGCCGGTCATGACACAATCAAGTTCCCAATTGACCGTGAAAAGAAAATATATAAAAGATATCGAAAAAATATATTTATATACAGTAATTTCCGGCTAAGTACTTGCATTAACGGTATGTAATTCTTGCTCTTTAAAATTTGAATCAGGGGGTTTGCCAAAAACACCAGCGCGTAATTCATTCCGGATTTTTATGCGCAGTTGGCGGACTCTCTTGATGGAAACGCGCTCGTTAAATTGGCGATGGCAATAGATTGCCAGCAACAAATAGGTGATCAGACCTGCCAGAATTTGCACCATCAAGCCATGCTCGCTCCTGGCGATGAGATGATACACTTTAAGGTGCCGTTTCCACCAAGCGAAAAAATTTTCGATATCCCATCGGAGCTTATAGGCAGTGGCGATTTGCTCGGCAGTTAAATCAAAACGATTCGTAGCGATCCAGTATTTAACGCGATCCACCTCGTAACCCACCAAACGAAGTGGGGTTTGTGTTTGATTGACTTCCGTGGTGCCCAGAACAACGATGGCATCAAAAAAAACGATACTATCAGAGGCAATGGGGTTTTGTTTAATGATCGTTTTCTTGGTGCTGGCTTTAATCCGGCACATAAACAGCTTTCCATCATTCTGCCATTGGTCAAAGCGTTGATGGCTTTGATAACCCCGGTCCATCACACCGGTTTGACCGTCAGACAGGATCAAGCTGACGAAAGGTCTTTCAGCCCCGTTACCATCGGTAAGATAAAGCTTTCTTGGAATCGCCCGGTTCAGATCAAAACCGACGTGGACCTTCGCCTTCTTGGATTTTTTACGGTAGTCGGCCCAATGCATGGATAAGGTTGCATCGATGAGGGAACCGTCGATCCCCACCAGATCACCGAGTTCGGGATGTTGCTTGGGTAAAATCGAAGATGCCTGAGCTTGTAAGTTCTGATAGACATACATGAACTGTTCAAGTCCCCGGCTGTTGGTGGCCTCTGAGAAGCTGCTCTTTTTGATTCCGTTTTCTGGTGCGATGGCACTTTTGGCAAAATCATCTTCTTCAAGCACTTGCAGCAGGTGTTGAGCAGAATGGTGTTCTTCAAGATGAAAGTAAACCAGCGCGCGCAGATGTTCCTCAAAAGTCATCTGCAATGGTCGGTTTCCTTTGGAATCAAGAGCTGGCATCCGTGATGTTGCCTCAGTCGCTGGTTGAAAAAAAGAGAAAAACTCCAGGGCATTGAGCTTTTGGAAAGGGTCGAATGTGCGTGGCATGTATAACCTCTTGATATAATAGGGTATACAAAACGCCGCCCATATTGACGACCCAATGTCAAGCAAAAATATCGTTTAACCTGCTGATTTTAAATTATTTTTATGCAATTCCCTAACCGGATTTTACTGATTTACTGAAGTTTCGCAGTTAAAATTCGGACATTTTAGAGGGATAATAATCTGAAAATATTAAGAAAATAATTGAAAAGCGGCTCTGAATTTAGTATATTAGACATCGCCAAACACCTAATATCACTAAAGAAAGAACCGCTATGAATCACCCTAATACATTTTCCCTCTCCTTGCAAAAACAATCTGATTCGGGCCGGATCATTGACGACCATGAACTCAATCGTGCGTTCACCGAACTCAAGTTCCGCTCATTGGCCCGACAAAGCAACATCACCAAAAAAAGAGGCTATGAAACACTCTCGCTCATATTTGTTTTCGTACTACTGCCTTTTCTCAAACGAAGCCTCAGCAGTTTCTGTAATGGCGGCTATCTACAAAATTACGTCCAGGCCCATAAAGACACGTTCTATCGGTTCTTGAACAATGAACGTTTCAACTGGCGCAAACTGGTCCAATTGCTGGCATCAAAGATTATTGCCATGAGTAAAGAGGTTCCCTTTAAAGAAAAAGTGTTGATCGCCGATGACTCCATCTGCCCCAAATCGGGCAAAGAGATCGAATTGGTCAGCTATCATTTCGATCACAAAGTCAGGCGCTCCATTCTTGGCAACCAGTATCTGCAATTGGGCTTTCATGACGGGTTGCATTTTTTTCCGATCGACGGTGCCTTTCATACATCCAGTCACCGGCCCAACACCGATATGCGGGATATCGACAAGCGTACCAACGGATGGAAACGACGCAAAGAAGCCCTGAGTAAAAAAACCGACGTTCTGGTTCAGATGCTCGACAGGGCCTGGAAGTCGGGCATCGATGCCAGCTTCGTCTTGTTCGACAGCTGGTTTGCCCACGACGATATCATCCATCGCATCGTCGATGTCGGTTATGGCGTCATCTGCCGATTAAAGCGCAACCGGGTCAAATACGGTTATCAAGGTGGCGCATACACACTCAAACAACTATGGCAACAGGTCGCCAAGAAACAGACCATCTGGATCAAGGATCGCACGATCAAGGGCGCATGCCTCGACGTCACGTTGAAAAAGACCGGCTCGGTTCGAGTACTGTTCGTTTCCGATGGTCGCAAACAGTGGCAGGTCCTGCTTTGCACCGATACCGACCTGGAACCGTCCAGGATTCTTGACTATTACGCCCGTCGCTGGGCCATCGAAGTATACTTTAAAGATGCCAAGCAGATGCTTTACATGGGAAAAGAGCAAAGCAATACGTTTGACGCCTTGATCGCCAGCCAGAGCCTGGTAATGATCCGGTATCTGATATTGGTCTACATCCAGATAAAACACGGGCTGAACATCTGCGTTGGCCCGCTGTTTCGGCAAACGTCAGACGATCAGTCATTATGGATGTTCAGTCGTGCCGTCTGGGGCCGTGTCAAAGAACTGATTTTCAAGTCAAGTGATATACTTTCGCACCGTATCGAACCTGATTTGCTTTTTCATTTTATTGATATCATAGAAGATCTCATCGCTGAACAAAGTCGATGCGTTACTGCGAAACTTTAGTGATTTATATAGGTAAGAATTCTTATTATTATCACAAGGGGCACCGCATGGTCAATCAAAGAGACCTGACCCCGAAGAGAAAAAGTTCTGCATATAAGCATCGCGATTCATTCCTGCGGATTCGCTCGCCGGCCGGCGACTTGCCACCACGCATCCTTTTAGCAAGACAGATCACCGGTCGATTGCATTATCGATAGAAGCCAGCATCCTTTCTGCAATTTCACAAAGGTAGTAAAGCTCGGCTGTGAATAATATATTCCTGTTAACTTTTTCTATTGTTAAATAATCGTTTCCATTTATTTGTGAAATATAAACGCATATTTTATCTGAAACAGGAATATCACTGAACATTCCTTCCGGGTAAGAAAAATCGGAATTCAAGATTTCAGGGTAGACTGTTATCTTTCCATCCTGATATCTTATGCTTTTTATTTTTTCGTTATCAAGAGAAAGTGAAACTGAAATAACCCGTTTTTTAAAATCAACGCTTTTCTCCCTTTCTATTATGGATCTTGGGGAAATATCTACTGATTCTTTTTCCATTTTTATGTAAACATCCCTGCCTTTATATTCGCCGCATACAACATCATCATTGTAAGTAAGTTTTTCCGCAAGGGCAAGTGCCTTAAAGGGCGGGGTGTAGAATTTAACTGCCAGGAAAACGAAGAATACCAGTAATATAAATATAACTCCCACCGTTGCGAATGCGTTTTTGAAAAATGAAACCAGAAACAATAAGGCTAAAAATAGTCCAACGATTTCAATAAAAACAAAGCACCACTTTGAAATAGGCTTTTTATATCTGCGCTCTTCTGCGAAACGTCTTAATGTTTCAAGATATTTCGATTGAAAAAAGATATTCTTTATTGTCTTGTTTAAAACAATTACAATAACAAGAAAAAATAAAGCTCCAATAAGAAAAGGCATTATGTTGGCAAATTCAAGTTCTCCGTCAATCAGCATTTTCATCATTCCACCCAGTTGTTTCGACGTTTCGTATGCGCAGCAGTAAATCAGTCTGGCGAAGAATTTTGTGCAGAACTATCCAACACAATTTTTTTTGGAAATCAAGCTGATTTAATTGAACTGACAAATTCGGTCATTACCAGGGTTGAGTAATCATAGAGGAATGACTGGATTTTATGCCATAAGAAAGAAATCCGTTGACAGGCCAGCGTAGTTTTTCTACATCTCGAACATAATTGGTTATCGACCCTTTCGGTGCCCGTACACCATAAAGCGTGTCCGGGATAATAGGGAACCCGGTGCGATTCCGGGACGAACCCGTCGCTGTGAGCGGGGACGAAAGCCGCAATTACCACTGCATCGTCTACAGACAGTACCTATCCAGAAATAGGTAAATTTGGTCGAGATCGAGGCGCCCGAAAAATTTATCCGCAGTTATAGAGTTGCTATTCCGAGGAATAAATTTTTCGCGCAACAAAGATATCGGGCAAATTGACCATTTCTGGACCGTACTGGGACACGAAACGGTGCGGGAAGGCGCGGTAAGTAGAGCGATCCGCAAGTCAGAAAACCTGCCTGAAGGAAGCCTGTCCTGGTGGTGATGGCAAAACCCCAGACTGAAAATTCATTTTTCGGTCCGGGGTTTTTTTGTTGGCCGCAGCGGCCGCTTCCCGGTCCCAGAGAACATGGGAGAATTTATGAAAACGCAGATCGAATTAGCGCGGGAAGGCGTTGTCACGAAGCAGATGCAGACGGTGG
This window of the uncultured Desulfosarcina sp. genome carries:
- a CDS encoding response regulator transcription factor, coding for MVDDQPSSAAAIRIVIADDHPAVCQGLKLLLEPEGVVVCDQADGRDKALDQVKAHRPDLVLVDLSLGDDNGIDLVGDLQNLAVPALVYSMHEDAHYVKAALAAGAKGYVTKREVHRMLVQAIGEITAGRRFVSPRAALALADQVEMKSTDTDMPDLSGQEKNVYRLLGSGEGTSQIARTMKISARTVESYYSRILVKLELETMRDLRRHAIDHYRKPLR
- a CDS encoding sensor histidine kinase, with the protein product MTGIASKECDPGVSAAVELSVEAALFDWRRNAVEVFMASSVLVYLPGIILLVCGHGPPLTWMVRLLVYISYLAVVLSVFLKILDHRIRLYTMLSAAYLTAIAGAVAYPGPFIRALPVALPIIGLVLSGVRCGRITTTISVLVILFTPWLARIPVLTRTLRSSASPPVEPAVLMLVQGIGLTAMLLALMVLLESFYSFLVKALMDQHRSATDIKRKVIELTVAHDTLSREIDKRQWLEREVTRIADEEKRRLGLEIHDGVCQRITGALLRSEALARRIERGEPTTADEIGALSSLLEEAIDEAHGVARGLCPLDTSPNAVEAALRTLARSTQRLSEVACRFIVDGDIRISDPVTAQHLYRIAQEAVSNAVRHARASRIDVELCGNEKEIRLQVTDDGDGLPTALPSAGMGLNTMACRANLLAGAFSVTPAPGGGTCVCCTVPRIMISPPVEKTDSTGDECHG
- a CDS encoding transposase; amino-acid sequence: MNHPNTFSLSLQKQSDSGRIIDDHELNRAFTELKFRSLARQSNITKKRGYETLSLIFVFVLLPFLKRSLSSFCNGGYLQNYVQAHKDTFYRFLNNERFNWRKLVQLLASKIIAMSKEVPFKEKVLIADDSICPKSGKEIELVSYHFDHKVRRSILGNQYLQLGFHDGLHFFPIDGAFHTSSHRPNTDMRDIDKRTNGWKRRKEALSKKTDVLVQMLDRAWKSGIDASFVLFDSWFAHDDIIHRIVDVGYGVICRLKRNRVKYGYQGGAYTLKQLWQQVAKKQTIWIKDRTIKGACLDVTLKKTGSVRVLFVSDGRKQWQVLLCTDTDLEPSRILDYYARRWAIEVYFKDAKQMLYMGKEQSNTFDALIASQSLVMIRYLILVYIQIKHGLNICVGPLFRQTSDDQSLWMFSRAVWGRVKELIFKSSDILSHRIEPDLLFHFIDIIEDLIAEQSRCVTAKL